CCCACGGCTTGGCGGCGATCAGGGCGAAGACGCCGACGGTGATGGGCAGGGCCAGCAGCGGCAGGGATTGGGCCAGGAACACGCCTCCCCCTAGGCGCCAGCGGGTCTTGAGCCGGCGGTTGTCGGAGATGTCGCGGGTGGCGTGCAGCAGGTCCTCGACCCGGGCGCGGTCGTCGGGCAGGCGGGCGAAGCGCCGGGCCTGCAGCGCCAGGGAGCGGGCGAGTTCCAGATCGCCGCGCCCCAGGAAAGCGCGGCCCTGGCGGATCAGCACCCTGGCATTCTCGTGGCGCGGCTTGGAGCCGCCCAGCAGATTGTGGAGCAGGGCCAGGGGGGCGAGAAGGATGCCGGGCAGGGACCACCAGCCCCAGGCCCAGGTGATGATCGAGGCGCGCACGGCGGCACGGTCGGCGCATGCCCGGCAAAAAATGCCCTCCACCGTGCCGGTTTTTGCCCACACCAGATACGAGCGGACCCAGTGATGGACCACATAGCGCGGCTGGGCGGTCAGCGCGCCGCAGCCGCAGCAGGCGATGGGGGCGCCGGCCACCACGTCGTCATCGTCGTGGGTGGCTTCCTGGCCGAAGGTGTCGTACTCGGCCCGCCGCACCACGTCCTTCAGCACGCCGTAGGCCTCGATAACCCGTTGGAATTCCTCACGCGCCCGCTTGGAGGCGTTGCGGTCGGGATGCACGGTTTTGACGCGGGACCGGTAGGCGCTCTTGATGGCGCCCAAATCCGCCCCCGGGGCGAGACCGAGGATCGCGTAGTAGCCTTTGGGATCGCGCGCGATGGTATTCATGCCGGACGATGCTTGCGCCTGTGCCTGCGGGGCCTGTGGTTTGCCGGGTTCTTCAAGCAAAGCCTATGCCATCGGTCGGGGGGATTGAAAATAACCGCAGGGATCATACCACGATTTGCGTTGCCGGGGCTCCGGCCGGCGGCAGGTCGACGAAGGACCGCCCCGCCTGGAACGATACCTGACCCTTGATGCCGGTCAGTTGGCCGGCTTCGGCGAAGATGCCGGCGATGTCGCGGCACATGGCGGCGGACAGCGGTTCGGCGGTGCGGACGATCAGGTCGAAGCGCTTGATGTCCTTTTGCACCAGCCCGTCCAACTGGATGCGGCCCAGGACGCTCATGCGCACGTCGAGGATGAAGCGCTGCTCGGCCCCCTTCTTGCCGCCTCCCTCGTCGTCGTTGGGCGGGCGGTGGATGTAGAGGTCGATGGGGTCGATGTTGGCGCCGTGGGCGAAGGGCAGGGTGATGGCCTGCCAGTCGCCGCGCCCCATGGGCCGGGTGGAGTCCTCTGCCAGATCGAGGAACTCTTTTTTCAGCCGGTCGGCCAGATCCTTGCGC
The window above is part of the Magnetospirillum sp. 15-1 genome. Proteins encoded here:
- a CDS encoding DnaJ domain-containing protein translates to MNTIARDPKGYYAILGLAPGADLGAIKSAYRSRVKTVHPDRNASKRAREEFQRVIEAYGVLKDVVRRAEYDTFGQEATHDDDDVVAGAPIACCGCGALTAQPRYVVHHWVRSYLVWAKTGTVEGIFCRACADRAAVRASIITWAWGWWSLPGILLAPLALLHNLLGGSKPRHENARVLIRQGRAFLGRGDLELARSLALQARRFARLPDDRARVEDLLHATRDISDNRRLKTRWRLGGGVFLAQSLPLLALPITVGVFALIAAKPWDMPVSTSAPIAMLPAKSGEIRHVAVDSLKVRMAPLAGAPVLTLLDRFATVEVTADPADPEWVKVRTPSGIDGYVEARSLYAGSGGRFKEQWCSENRGGQPGAGEILTRRVSGDHRLLVHNEGRRDGVVKLKTMAGNTVTAFYVPATYHIGIGGIPEGTYRIEFATGTRYSRGCGIFMDEMQASVLPVTLTFKYQSAGTLRSLTHIAEISLSPASDDPVQPQPLSADRFAADD